The following proteins are co-located in the Camelina sativa cultivar DH55 chromosome 12, Cs, whole genome shotgun sequence genome:
- the LOC104729731 gene encoding xanthine dehydrogenase 1-like isoform X1, with product MGSLSKDGEMEQIRDEEFTEAILYVNGVRRVLPDGLAHMTLLEYLRDLGLTGTKLGCGEGGCGACTVMVSSYDTKSKTCVHYAVNACLAPLYSVEGMHVISIEGVGHRKLGLHPLQESLASSHGSQCGFCTPGFIMSMYALLRSSKSSPCEEEIEECLAGNLCRCTGYRPIVDAFRVFAKSNDALYSGVSSLSLQDGSSICPSTGKPCSCGSKTTNEAANCKEDKFQSISYSEIDGAKYTEKELIFPPELLLRKLVPLKLRGNGGIAWYRPVNLQNLLELKANYPDAKLLVGNTEVGIEMRLKRLQYLVLISVAQVPELNALNVNDNGVEVGSALRLSELLRLFRKVVKERPAHETSACKAFIEQLKWFAGTQIRNVACIGGNICTASPISDLNPLWMASRAEFRVINCNGDVRSIPAKDFFLGYRKVDMGSNEILLSVFLPWTRSLEYVKEFKQAHRRDDDIAIVNAGMRVFLEQKGQELFVSDASVAYGGVAPLSLCARKTEEFLIGKNWNKGLLQEALEVIQKDVLIKEDAPGGMVEFRKSLTLSFFFKFFLWVSHHVHNVNPTIETFPPSHMSAVQPVSRCSRIGKQDYETVMQGSSVGSSEVHLSARMQVTGEAEYTDDTPVPPNTLHAAFVLSKVPHARILSIDDSAAKSSPGFAGLFLAKDVPGDNMIGAIVADEELFATDVVTCVGQVIGVVVADTHENAKDAAGKVDVSYEELPAILSIKEAINAKSFHPNTEKRLSKGDVELCFQSGLCDRIIEGEVQMGGQEHFYLEPNGSLVWTIDGGNEVHMISSTQAPQKHQKYVSYVLGLPMSKVVCKTKRIGGGFGGKETRSAFIAAAASVPSYLLNRPVKLILDRDVDMMITGHRHSFLGKYKVGFTNEGKILALDLEIYNNGGNSLDLSLSILERAMFHSDNVYEIPHVRIIGSVCFTNFPSNTAFRGFGGPQGMLITENWIQRIAAELDKSPEEIKEKNFQVEGSITHYSQSLEHCTLHQLWKELKASCNFLKARQEADEFNSQNRWKKRGVAMVPTKFGISFTTKFMNQAGALVHVYTDGTVLVTHGGVEMGQGLHTKVAQVAASAFNIPLSSVFVSETSTDKVPNASPTAASASSDMYGAAVLDACEQILARMEPVASKHNFNTFAELVSACYFQRIDLSAHGFHIVPDIGFDWISGKGNAFRYYTYGAAFAEVEIDTLTGDFHTRAADIMLDLGFSLNPAIDVGQIEGAFVQGLGWVALEELKWGDAAHKWIKPGSLLTCGPGNYKIPSINDMPFNLNVSLLKGNPNRKAIHSSKAVGEPPFFLASSVFFAIKEAIKAARTEVGLTDWFPLESPATPERIRMACLDEFSAPFVSSDFSPKLSV from the exons atggGTTCACTGAGCAAGGACGGAGAGATGGAGCAGATCCGAGACGAGGAGTTTACGGAGGCTATATTATACGTTAATGGCGTTCGTAGAGTCTTACCTGATGGATTAGCTCATATGACGCTTCTTGAATATCTCAGAG ATTTAGGATTGACCGGGACAAAGCTGGGATGCGGTGAAGGTGGTTGTGGGGCTTGCACGGTGATGGTGTCTAGTTATGACACCAAGTCAAAGACTTGTGT ACATTATGCTGTCAACGCATGCTTAGCACCTCTCTATTCTGTAGAAGGAATGCATGTAATATCCATTGAGGGAGTTGGGCATCGTAAACTTGGCTTGCACCCACTCCAG GAGTCTTTGGCATCCTCTCATGGTTCCCAATGTGGGTTTTGTACTCCCGGGTTCATCATGTCGATGTATGCGTTACTGAGGTCGAGTAAAAGCTCACCTTGTGAGGAGGAGATTGAAGAATGTCTTGCTGGAAATCTTTGTCGTTGTACTGGTTATCGACCCATCGTTGATGCTTTTCGGGTTTTTGCAAAATCTAATGATGCTCTGTATAGTGGAGTATCTTCATTAAGCCTTCAGGACGGTTCAAGTATTTGCCCATCTACTGGCAAACCTTGTTCTTGTggatcaaaaacaacaaatgaagCAGCCAACTGTAAAGAAGATAAATTTCAGTCCATCTCTTATAGTGAAATAGACGGAGCTAAGTATACAGAAAAGGAGCTTATCTTTCCCCCTGAACTTTTGCTGAGGAAGTTAGTTCCTTTAAAGTTAAGGGGAAATGGGGGGATTGCCTGGTACAGACCCGTAAATCTTCAGAACTTGCTTGAGCTCAAAGCAAATTATCCTGATGCAAAACTACTGGTAGGTAATACGGAGGTGGGAATTGAAATGAGACTGAAGAGGTTACAGTATCTGGTGTTAATATCTGTTGCTCAAGTCCCCGAACTCAATGCATTGAATGTCAATGATAATGGGGTAGAGGTTGGTTCAGCTTTGAGACTTTCTGAACTCCTGAGGTTATTCAGGAAGGTAGTAAAGGAGCGTCCTGCACATGAAACTTCAGCATGCAAGGCTTTTATTGAACAGCTGAAGTGGTTTGCTGGGACACAAATAAGAAATGTTGCTTGCATTGGTGGAAACATCTGTACAGCTAGTCCAATATCTGATTTAAACCCTCTTTGGATGGCTTCTAGAGCAGAGTTTCGGGTAATCAACTGCAATGGAGATGTTAGATCGATACCTGCAAAAGATTTCTTCCTTGGTTATCGTAAAGTGGATATGGGAAGCAACGAGATCTTGTTGTCGGTATTCCTTCCATGGACAAGGTCCTTAGAGTATGTGAAAGAATTTAAGCAGGCCCATCGCAGGGATGATGATATAGCTATTGTCAATGCTGGAATGCGTGTGTTTCTTGAACAGAAGGGACAAGAGTTGTTTGTTTCTGATGCTTCAGTTGCCTATGGTGGTGTGGCTCCTCTTTCGTTGTGTGCGAGAAAGACTGAAGAATTTTTAATTGGAAAGAATTGGAATAAAGGTCTTCTGCAAGAGGCGCTTGAGGTCATACAGAAAGATGTCTTGATTAAGGAAGATGCTCCTGGGGGAATGGTGGAATTTCGGAAATCTCTTactctcagcttcttctttaaatttttcttatggGTTTCTCATCATGTACATAATGTAAATCCCACGATAGAGACCTTCCCACCCTCCCATATGTCAGCTGTGCAACCTGTTTCTCGGTGTTCTAGAATTGGAAAACAAGACTATGAGACAGTAATGCAAGGGTCATCTGTTGGCTCGTCAGAGGTCCATCTTTCAGCGAGAATGCAG GTCACAGGGGAAGCGGAATATACTGATGATACACCAGTACCTCCTAATACCTTACATGCTGCCTTTGTGCTAAGCAAAGTGCCACATGCCCGCATCCTTTCAATTGATGATTCGGCAGCTAAATCTTCACCTGGTTTTGCTGGTCTGTTTCTTGCCAAAGATGTTCCCGGGGATAATATGATTGGAGCAATTGTTGCAGACGAAGAGTTATTTGCTACCGATGTGGTCACGTGTGTGGGACAA GTCATTGGTGTGGTTGTCGCGGATACACATGAAAATGCAAAAGATGCAGCAGGAAAAGTTGACGTTAGTTATGAGGAACTACCAGCAATATTATCAATCAAGGAGGCTATTAATGCCAAAAGTTTCCATCCGAACACAGAGAAAAGGCTAAGTAAAGGGGATGTCGAGCTGTGCTTTCAATCTGGTCTGTGTGACAGGATAATAGAGGGAGAGGTTCAAATGGGTGGTCAGGAACACTTTTACTTGGAGCCTAATGGTAGTCTGGTTTGGACAATAGATGGAGGCAacgaagttcatatgatttcaTCCACACAG GCTCCTCAAAAGCACCAGAAATATGTGTCTTATGTTCTTGGTCTTCCGATGTCTAAAGTGGTATGCAAAACCAAACGAATTGGTGGTGGCTTTGGTGGTAAGGAAACAAGATCAGCTTTCATTGCTGCTGCAGCTTCTGTTCCTTCCTACCTATTGAATCGACCCGTGAAACTCATACTAGACAGAGATGTGGACATGATGATAACTGGTCATCGTCATAGTTTCCTTGGAAAGTACAAG GTTGGATTTACGAACGAAGGAAAAATATTGGCGTTGGACCTTGAAATCTACAACAATGGTGGCAACTCTTTGGATCTTTCCCTTTCCATTCTTGAACGTGCCATGTTTCACTCGGATAATGTTTATGAGATCCCGCATGTGAGGATCATAGGGAGTGTTTGCTTTACAAATTTTCCCAGCAACACCGCTTTCCGAGG GTTTGGAGGTCCCCAAGGTATGCTTATAACTGAAAACTGGATTCAGAGAATCGCAGCTGAGCTTGATAAAAGCCCTGAAGAAATCAAA GAGAAGAACTTTCAAGTGGAAGGATCGATCACACATTACTCTCAGTCTCTTGAGCACTGCACATTGCATCAGCTCTGGAAAGAGCTGAAAGCATCCTGCAACTTCTTAAAGGCTCGTCAAGAAGCTGACGAGTTTAATAGTCAGAATCGGTGGAAAAAGCGTGGTGTAGCTATGGTTCCCACAAAATTTGGCATATCATTTACCACAAAGTTCATGAATCAG GCTGGGGCTCTCGTTCATGTTTACACGGACGGGACGGTTTTGGTGACTCATGGAGGTGTGGAGATGGGTCAAGGATTGCATACAAAGGTCGCTCAAGTTGCTGCATCTGCCTTTAACATTCCACTTAGTTCAGTTTTCGTGTCAGAGACAAGCACTGACAAG GTTCCAAATGCCTCACCAACTGCTGCTTCTGCGAGCTCCGATATGTATGGTGCTGCAGTATTAGACGCTTGTGAGCAGATTCTAGCAAGAATGGAGCCTGTTGCATCTAAGCACAATTTCAACACATTCGCTGAg CTAGTAAGTGCCTGCTACTTTCAACGGATAGACCTATCAGCTCATGGTTTTCACATTGTTCCTGATATTGGATTTGACTGGATATCTGGAAAAGGGAACGCATTTAGATATTACACATATGGAGCTGCCTTTGCTGAAGTTGAGATAGATACATTAACTGGTGATTTTCACACAAGAGCAGCTGATATAATGTTGGACCTCGGATTTTCTCTTAACCCAGCTATTGATGTTGGACAA ATAGAAGGAGCGTTTGTACAAGGACTGGGTTGGGTAGCTTTAGAAGAACTCAAATGGGGAGATGCAGCTCATAAATGGATCAAACCAGGAAGTTTACTCACTTGCGGACCCGGAAACTACAAAATACCTTCTATTAACGACATGCCATTCAACCTCAATGTTTCTCTTCTCAAG GGGAATCCGAATAGAAAGGCAATACATTCATCTAAAGCAGTGGGTGAGCCACCGTTCTTTCTTGCATCATCGGTTTTCTTTGCAATAAAGGAAGCGATTAAAGCGGCTAGAACCGAGGTGGGTCTCACCGACTGGTTCCCTCTAGAGAGTCCAGCGACGCCAGAGCGTATTAGGATGGCTTGCTTGGACGAGTTTTCAGCCCCTTTTGTAAGTTCAGATTTCTCCCCCAAGCTTAGTGTTTGA
- the LOC104729731 gene encoding xanthine dehydrogenase 1-like isoform X2: MGSLSKDGEMEQIRDEEFTEAILYVNGVRRVLPDGLAHMTLLEYLRDLGLTGTKLGCGEGGCGACTVMVSSYDTKSKTCVHYAVNACLAPLYSVEGMHVISIEGVGHRKLGLHPLQESLASSHGSQCGFCTPGFIMSMYALLRSSKSSPCEEEIEECLAGNLCRCTGYRPIVDAFRVFAKSNDALYSGVSSLSLQDGSSICPSTGKPCSCGSKTTNEAANCKEDKFQSISYSEIDGAKYTEKELIFPPELLLRKLVPLKLRGNGGIAWYRPVNLQNLLELKANYPDAKLLVGNTEVGIEMRLKRLQYLVLISVAQVPELNALNVNDNGVEVGSALRLSELLRLFRKVVKERPAHETSACKAFIEQLKWFAGTQIRNVACIGGNICTASPISDLNPLWMASRAEFRVINCNGDVRSIPAKDFFLGYRKVDMGSNEILLSVFLPWTRSLEYVKEFKQAHRRDDDIAIVNAGMRVFLEQKGQELFVSDASVAYGGVAPLSLCARKTEEFLIGKNWNKGLLQEALEVIQKDVLIKEDAPGGMVEFRKSLTLSFFFKFFLWVSHHVHNVNPTIETFPPSHMSAVQPVSRCSRIGKQDYETVMQGSSVGSSEVHLSARMQVTGEAEYTDDTPVPPNTLHAAFVLSKVPHARILSIDDSAAKSSPGFAGLFLAKDVPGDNMIGAIVADEELFATDVVTCVGQVIGVVVADTHENAKDAAGKVDVSYEELPAILSIKEAINAKSFHPNTEKRLSKGDVELCFQSGLCDRIIEGEVQMGGQEHFYLEPNGSLVWTIDGGNEVHMISSTQAPQKHQKYVSYVLGLPMSKVVCKTKRIGGGFGGKETRSAFIAAAASVPSYLLNRPVKLILDRDVDMMITGHRHSFLGKYKVGFTNEGKILALDLEIYNNGGNSLDLSLSILERAMFHSDNVYEIPHVRIIGSVCFTNFPSNTAFRGFGGPQGMLITENWIQRIAAELDKSPEEIKEKNFQVEGSITHYSQSLEHCTLHQLWKELKASCNFLKARQEADEFNSQNRWKKRGVAMVPTKFGISFTTKFMNQAGALVHVYTDGTVLVTHGGVEMGQGLHTKVAQVAASAFNIPLSSVFVSETSTDKVPNASPTAASASSDMYGAAVLDACEQILARMEPVASKHNFNTFAELVSACYFQRIDLSAHGFHIVPDIGFDWISGKGNAFRYYTYGAAFAEVEIDTLTGDFHTRAADIMLDLGFSLNPAIDVGQIEGAFVQGLGWVALEELKWGDAAHKWIKPGSLLTCGPGNYKIPSINDMPFNLNVSLLKGNPNRKAIHSSKAVGEPPFFLASSVFFAIKEAIKAARTEVGLTDWFPLESPATPERIRMACLDEFSAPFVSSDFSPKLSV; the protein is encoded by the exons atggGTTCACTGAGCAAGGACGGAGAGATGGAGCAGATCCGAGACGAGGAGTTTACGGAGGCTATATTATACGTTAATGGCGTTCGTAGAGTCTTACCTGATGGATTAGCTCATATGACGCTTCTTGAATATCTCAGAG ATTTAGGATTGACCGGGACAAAGCTGGGATGCGGTGAAGGTGGTTGTGGGGCTTGCACGGTGATGGTGTCTAGTTATGACACCAAGTCAAAGACTTGTGT ACATTATGCTGTCAACGCATGCTTAGCACCTCTCTATTCTGTAGAAGGAATGCATGTAATATCCATTGAGGGAGTTGGGCATCGTAAACTTGGCTTGCACCCACTCCAG GAGTCTTTGGCATCCTCTCATGGTTCCCAATGTGGGTTTTGTACTCCCGGGTTCATCATGTCGATGTATGCGTTACTGAGGTCGAGTAAAAGCTCACCTTGTGAGGAGGAGATTGAAGAATGTCTTGCTGGAAATCTTTGTCGTTGTACTGGTTATCGACCCATCGTTGATGCTTTTCGGGTTTTTGCAAAATCTAATGATGCTCTGTATAGTGGAGTATCTTCATTAAGCCTTCAGGACGGTTCAAGTATTTGCCCATCTACTGGCAAACCTTGTTCTTGTggatcaaaaacaacaaatgaagCAGCCAACTGTAAAGAAGATAAATTTCAGTCCATCTCTTATAGTGAAATAGACGGAGCTAAGTATACAGAAAAGGAGCTTATCTTTCCCCCTGAACTTTTGCTGAGGAAGTTAGTTCCTTTAAAGTTAAGGGGAAATGGGGGGATTGCCTGGTACAGACCCGTAAATCTTCAGAACTTGCTTGAGCTCAAAGCAAATTATCCTGATGCAAAACTACTGGTAGGTAATACGGAGGTGGGAATTGAAATGAGACTGAAGAGGTTACAGTATCTGGTGTTAATATCTGTTGCTCAAGTCCCCGAACTCAATGCATTGAATGTCAATGATAATGGGGTAGAGGTTGGTTCAGCTTTGAGACTTTCTGAACTCCTGAGGTTATTCAGGAAGGTAGTAAAGGAGCGTCCTGCACATGAAACTTCAGCATGCAAGGCTTTTATTGAACAGCTGAAGTGGTTTGCTGGGACACAAATAAGAAATGTTGCTTGCATTGGTGGAAACATCTGTACAGCTAGTCCAATATCTGATTTAAACCCTCTTTGGATGGCTTCTAGAGCAGAGTTTCGGGTAATCAACTGCAATGGAGATGTTAGATCGATACCTGCAAAAGATTTCTTCCTTGGTTATCGTAAAGTGGATATGGGAAGCAACGAGATCTTGTTGTCGGTATTCCTTCCATGGACAAGGTCCTTAGAGTATGTGAAAGAATTTAAGCAGGCCCATCGCAGGGATGATGATATAGCTATTGTCAATGCTGGAATGCGTGTGTTTCTTGAACAGAAGGGACAAGAGTTGTTTGTTTCTGATGCTTCAGTTGCCTATGGTGGTGTGGCTCCTCTTTCGTTGTGTGCGAGAAAGACTGAAGAATTTTTAATTGGAAAGAATTGGAATAAAGGTCTTCTGCAAGAGGCGCTTGAGGTCATACAGAAAGATGTCTTGATTAAGGAAGATGCTCCTGGGGGAATGGTGGAATTTCGGAAATCTCTTactctcagcttcttctttaaatttttcttatggGTTTCTCATCATGTACATAATGTAAATCCCACGATAGAGACCTTCCCACCCTCCCATATGTCAGCTGTGCAACCTGTTTCTCGGTGTTCTAGAATTGGAAAACAAGACTATGAGACAGTAATGCAAGGGTCATCTGTTGGCTCGTCAGAGGTCCATCTTTCAGCGAGAATGCAG GTCACAGGGGAAGCGGAATATACTGATGATACACCAGTACCTCCTAATACCTTACATGCTGCCTTTGTGCTAAGCAAAGTGCCACATGCCCGCATCCTTTCAATTGATGATTCGGCAGCTAAATCTTCACCTGGTTTTGCTGGTCTGTTTCTTGCCAAAGATGTTCCCGGGGATAATATGATTGGAGCAATTGTTGCAGACGAAGAGTTATTTGCTACCGATGTGGTCACGTGTGTGGGACAA GTCATTGGTGTGGTTGTCGCGGATACACATGAAAATGCAAAAGATGCAGCAGGAAAAGTTGACGTTAGTTATGAGGAACTACCAGCAATATTATCAATCAAGGAGGCTATTAATGCCAAAAGTTTCCATCCGAACACAGAGAAAAGGCTAAGTAAAGGGGATGTCGAGCTGTGCTTTCAATCTGGTCTGTGTGACAGGATAATAGAGGGAGAGGTTCAAATGGGTGGTCAGGAACACTTTTACTTGGAGCCTAATGGTAGTCTGGTTTGGACAATAGATGGAGGCAacgaagttcatatgatttcaTCCACACAG GCTCCTCAAAAGCACCAGAAATATGTGTCTTATGTTCTTGGTCTTCCGATGTCTAAAGTGGTATGCAAAACCAAACGAATTGGTGGTGGCTTTGGTGGTAAGGAAACAAGATCAGCTTTCATTGCTGCTGCAGCTTCTGTTCCTTCCTACCTATTGAATCGACCCGTGAAACTCATACTAGACAGAGATGTGGACATGATGATAACTGGTCATCGTCATAGTTTCCTTGGAAAGTACAAG GTTGGATTTACGAACGAAGGAAAAATATTGGCGTTGGACCTTGAAATCTACAACAATGGTGGCAACTCTTTGGATCTTTCCCTTTCCATTCTTGAACGTGCCATGTTTCACTCGGATAATGTTTATGAGATCCCGCATGTGAGGATCATAGGGAGTGTTTGCTTTACAAATTTTCCCAGCAACACCGCTTTCCGAGGGTTTGGAGGTCCCCAAGGTATGCTTATAACTGAAAACTGGATTCAGAGAATCGCAGCTGAGCTTGATAAAAGCCCTGAAGAAATCAAA GAGAAGAACTTTCAAGTGGAAGGATCGATCACACATTACTCTCAGTCTCTTGAGCACTGCACATTGCATCAGCTCTGGAAAGAGCTGAAAGCATCCTGCAACTTCTTAAAGGCTCGTCAAGAAGCTGACGAGTTTAATAGTCAGAATCGGTGGAAAAAGCGTGGTGTAGCTATGGTTCCCACAAAATTTGGCATATCATTTACCACAAAGTTCATGAATCAG GCTGGGGCTCTCGTTCATGTTTACACGGACGGGACGGTTTTGGTGACTCATGGAGGTGTGGAGATGGGTCAAGGATTGCATACAAAGGTCGCTCAAGTTGCTGCATCTGCCTTTAACATTCCACTTAGTTCAGTTTTCGTGTCAGAGACAAGCACTGACAAG GTTCCAAATGCCTCACCAACTGCTGCTTCTGCGAGCTCCGATATGTATGGTGCTGCAGTATTAGACGCTTGTGAGCAGATTCTAGCAAGAATGGAGCCTGTTGCATCTAAGCACAATTTCAACACATTCGCTGAg CTAGTAAGTGCCTGCTACTTTCAACGGATAGACCTATCAGCTCATGGTTTTCACATTGTTCCTGATATTGGATTTGACTGGATATCTGGAAAAGGGAACGCATTTAGATATTACACATATGGAGCTGCCTTTGCTGAAGTTGAGATTGATACATTAACTGGTGATTTTCACACAAGAGCAGCTGATATAATGTTGGACCTCGGATTTTCTCTTAACCCAGCTATTGATGTTGGACAA ATAGAAGGAGCGTTTGTACAAGGACTGGGTTGGGTAGCTTTAGAAGAACTCAAATGGGGAGATGCAGCTCATAAATGGATCAAACCAGGAAGTTTACTCACTTGCGGACCCGGAAACTACAAAATACCTTCTATTAACGACATGCCATTCAACCTCAATGTTTCTCTTCTCAAG GGGAATCCGAATAGAAAGGCAATACATTCATCTAAAGCAGTGGGTGAGCCACCGTTCTTTCTTGCATCATCGGTTTTCTTTGCAATAAAGGAAGCGATTAAAGCGGCTAGAACCGAGGTGGGTCTCACCGACTGGTTCCCTCTAGAGAGTCCAGCGACGCCAGAGCGTATTAGGATGGCTTGCTTGGACGAGTTTTCAGCCCCTTTTGTAAGTTCAGATTTCTCCCCCAAGCTTAGTGTTTGA
- the LOC104729729 gene encoding putative amidase C869.01 yields the protein MVALRFIFFSSLLFPHVLLLSFVSASHIRLTSTFSIQEATIEDIRLAFKEKRLTSKQLVELYLEAISKLNPILHAVIETNPDALIQAEIADRERDLKNATYKLPILHGVPVLLKDSISTKDKLNTTAGSLALLGSVVPRDAGVVKRLRESGAVILGKASLSEWAHFRSFSIPNGWSARGLQGKNPYVLSANPSGSSSASAISVAANLVAVSLGTETDGSILSPASQNSVVGIKPTVGLTSRAGVVPISLRQDSIGTICRTVSDAVHLLDAIVGYDPLDEATRTASEFIPEGGYKQFLAASGLKGKRLGIVMQNSSRLDHHIKTLRRKGAIVINNLTIPNMEVIVSPTNSGEEIALLAEFKMSLNAYLKELVESPVRSLADVIAYNEEFAEQEKVKEWGQDVFIAAEATNGMGEKEKAALQRMEELSRNGIEKLIKEQKLDAIVALGSTLSSVLAIGGYPGINVPAGYDSEGVPFGINFGGLRFSEPKLIEIAYGFEQATLIRKPPTGFIA from the exons ATGGTTGCTCTtcgtttcatcttcttctcatctcttctttttcctcatGTTCTTCTTCTGTCATTTGTATCTGCCTCTCATATTAGGCTTACCTCAACGTTCTCGATCCAAGAAGCCACCATTGAAGACATCAGACTTGCTTTCAAAGAGAAACGACTAACATCAAAGCAGCTTGTGGAGTTGTATCTTGAAGCAATCTCCAAACTCAATCCAATACTCCACGCTGTCATTGAGACAAATCCAGACGCGTTGATCCAAGCAGAGATCGCAGACAGAGAACGTGACCTTAAAAACGCTACTTATAAGCTTCCTATCTTGCATGGTGTTCCCGTTCTGCTCAAGGATTCCATCTCCACCAAGGACAAGCTTAACACCACTGCTGGTTCGTTGGCTTTACTAGGTTCAGTTGTGCCTCGAGACGCTGGTGTTGTCAAGAGACTGAGAGAATCTGGTGCTGTGATCTTAGGCAAAGCCAGCTTAAGCGAATGGGCTCATTTTCGATCTTTCTCCATCCCAAATGGTTGGAGCGCACGTGGCCTCCAAGGAAAG AATCCATATGTTTTATCAGCAAATCCGTCTGGGTCAAGTAGTGCATCAGCTATATCTGTAGCAGCCAATCTTGTGGCCGTGTCACTAGGGACTGAAACTGATGGTTCCATTCTTTCTCCAGCAAGCCAGAACTCTGTGGTCGGGATTAAACCGACTGTCGGGCTCACGAGCCGAGCCGGAGTAGTTCCCATCTCCTTGAGACAGGACAGTATTGG GACGATCTGTAGGACAGTTTCCGATGCTGTTCATCTCCTTGATGCTATAGTGGGTTACGATCCATTGGACGAGGCCACGAGAACTGCATCTGAGTTCATACCTGAAGGCGGTTACAAGCAGTTTCTGGCAGCTAGTGGCCTGAAAGGTAAGAGATTGGGGATTGTAATGCAGAATTCTTCTCGTCTTGATCATCACATCAAAACATTAag ACGAAAAGGTGCTATCGTCATTAACAATCTGACAATACCAAACATGGAAGTCATTGTCAGTCCGACTAATAGTGGTGAAGAGATAGCACTTTTGGCTGAGTTTAAGATGTCTCTCAATGCATATCTCAAAGAGCTTGTGGAATCACCAGTCCGTTCCTTAGCAGATGTTATTGCCTACAACGAGGAATTTGCTGAACAG gaAAAAGTGAAAGAATGGGGACAAGATGTGTTCATTGCAGCAGAAGCCACTAATGGAATGggtgagaaagagaaagcagCGTTGCAGAGAATGGAAGAACTATCAAGAAATGGAATCGAAAAGTTAATAAAAGAGCAGAAGTTAGATGCAATAGTGGCGCTTGGTTCAACGTTGAGCTCTGTCCTCGCCATTGGAGGGTATCCAGGAATCAATGTACCTGCAGGATATGATAGTGAAGGAGTTCCATTTGGGATTAACTTTGGAGGATTAAGATTCTCAGAGCCAAAGCTCATTGAGATTGCTTATGGCTTCGAACAAGCAACTTTGATCAGGAAGCCACCCACAGGTTTCATAGCTTGA